One region of Salvelinus namaycush isolate Seneca chromosome 3, SaNama_1.0, whole genome shotgun sequence genomic DNA includes:
- the LOC120035891 gene encoding ras-related protein Rab-5C-like, giving the protein MAGRGGPARTNGAAASNKICQFKLVLLGESAVGKSSLVLRFVKGQFHEYQESTIGAAFLTQTVCLDDTTVKFEIWDTAGQERYHSLAPMYYRGAQAAIVVYDITNTDTFTRAKNWVKELQRQASPNIVIALSGNKADLANKRAVDFQEAQAYADDNSLLFMETSAKTAMNVNEIFMAIAKKLPKNEPAGGAGGRAGGRAGVDLQEAAPQAGGSKCCGGN; this is encoded by the exons ATGGCAGGTCGAGGAGGACCAGCACGGACCAACGGCGCGGCGGCCAGCAACAAGATCTGCCAGTTCAAGCTGGTGCTGCTGGGAGAGTCAGCGGTGGGCAAGTCCAGCTTGGTGCTGCGCTTCGTCAAGGGCCAGTTCCACGAGTACCAGGAGAGCACCATCGGAG CTGCCTTCCTCACACAGACCGTCTGCTTGGATGACACAACAGTTAAGTTTGAGATCTGGGACACTGCAGGGCAGGAACGGTATCACAGCCTGGCCCCTATGTACTACAGAGGAGCGCAGGCTGCCATCGTGGTCTATGACATCACCAACACA GATACATTCACACGTGCAAAGAACTGGGTGAAGGAGCTCCAACGACAAGCCAGCCCTAACATTGTTATTGCACTGTCAGGAAACAAAGCTGACCTGGCCAACAAAAGAGCTGTGGACTTCCAG gaaGCACAAGCGTACGCAGATGACAACAGTTTGCTCTTCATGGAGACTTCAGCCAAGACGGCCATGAACGTCAATGAGATCTTTATGGCCATAG CCAAGAAGCTTCCTAAGAACGAGCCAGCGGGTGGAGCCGGTGGCCGGGCCGGTGGTCGGGCAGGAGTGGACCTGCAGGAAGCCGCCCCACAGGCTGGTGGTAGCAAGTGCTGTGGTGGGAACTAA